In Vicinamibacterales bacterium, the genomic window AACTCAAGCCGCGGGCCGTGCAGGCCGCGTAGATCGACTCCACCGGGATGTCGTCTGAGTCGCCCGCGCTTGCCGGCCAGGCCGGATCGGCAGCGACGGAACCTGAGACCTCGGCCTCGGCAACCGGTTCGGAGCCGGCGAGCACGGTCACGTGCACACGACCCGCCACCTTCGAGGTGGTCACGGTCCTGACGGCGCGCGCAGTGTCGTTGGACCAGGCGAGCGGGCGATGGATCACGAACTGCTCCACCACCAGCCGAGCGGAGCCGAAGGCCTCGCGCCCGGCGCCGAGCACCAGTTCCACCAGGGCGGCGGCGGGCACCAGGGCCCGGCCGAACACCTGGTGATCGGCGAGGTATTCGGACAGCGGACCTTCGGCCTCCGCCAGCCAGTGGCGGGTTCCGCCGAATGGATATCCGGGCGCGTGGGCGCGGGCTCGCGCGGCCGGATCGAACAACGCCTGCCAGTCTGGATTCTCGCCGGCCTCGTAGCGCGCGGCGAGCGACACCAGCGCGGCATCCGCACCCGGGGCCGCGCGGCGTCCCGACATCAGCAACTCGATCGCCTCGGCCGGGGATGAGGCCACCACGGCACGCCGATGGGGAAAGTGCTCGCGGCCGAGCGCGGCAACCGCGGCGATGTCGGCGAGTGCTCCGGCCGCCTGGCCGTCGAGTGCGGCGGCATGGTCGCGAACCAGCCGGGCGAGCGCTTCGGGATCGCGCGCCGAGAGCGGCAGCACGACCGGGCCGATGGCGGTCGATGCCGGTACCGAGACGGGTGGCGCGGCTTCCAGGATCAGGTGCGCGTTGGTGCCGGTGAAACCGAATGAGCTGACCGCGGCGACGCGGGGCGCACCTTCCGGCCACGGCATCAGCGCAGTGGCCACCTGAAGCCCGCTCGAACTCCAGTCAATCGCCGGGTTCGGCGACGAGAAGTGCAGGCTCGGCGGAATCGCGCCGTGTTGCAGCACGAGTGCCGCCTTGATCAGGCTGGCGACGCCGGCCGCGCCTTCGAGATGGCCGATGTTGCTCTTGACCGAACCGATCCAGAGCGGTCGCGATCGATCGCCGCTCGCGCAGTACGACGCCGACAGGCTCCGCGCTTCGATCGGATCGCCGAGCGAGGTGCCGGTGCCGTGCGCCTCCACATAGCCGACGTCCCGCGGCGCCATCCGCGCGTTGGCGAGCGCCTTGCGGATCACGTCCTGCTGCGCCGGGCCATTCGGCACGGTGAGGCCGCTGCTCGCGCCGTCCTGGTTGACGGCGGATCCGCGAATGACCGCGACGATCGGATCGCCGTCCCGCTGCGCGTGGGCCAGCAGCTTGAGCACCACCACGCCGCAGCCTTCGCCGCGCACGTAGCCGTTGGCGGCGGCGTCAAACGGCTTGCAGCGGCCGTCGGCCGCCAGCATGCGGGCGCGCGAGAAGCTCATGTTGGTCTGCGGCGCGAGCATCAGGTTCACGCCGGCGGCGAGCGCGGTGGCGCATTCCCCCTGGCGCAGCGCCTGGATGGCCAGGTGCACGGCGACCAGCGACGAGGAGCAGGCCGTGTCGATCGACATCGACGGCCCGGTGAACCCGAAGAGGTACGACAAGCGGCCGGCCGCCGCGCTCAACGCGTTGCCGGTGCCGAAGTGCGCGGTGACCGGCGCCGTGTTGGCGACCAGGTGGCGGATGGCGTAGTCGTAGGTGCAGATGCCGGCGTAGACGCCGGTGTCGGTGCCGCGGAGGCGTGCCGGCGGCAGGTTGGCGTGCTCGAGCGCGCGCCACGCCGTCTCCAGCAGCACGCGGTGCTGCGGATCCATGTTCTCCGCCTCGCGCGGCGAGACGCCGAAGAACTCCGCGTCGAAGCGTCCGACCGCGTCGATGAACCCGCCGAACGGCGACACGATCTTGCCGGCCGCGTCCGGATCGGTATCGGCGTAGGCGCCGGCGTTCCAGCGATCGGCCGGCACGCGCTCGATGGCGTCGAGCCCGCGCCAGAGCAAGTCGCGGTAGGCGTCGGCCGAGTCGGCCTGCCCGGGAAACCGGCAGCTCATCCCGATAATCGCGACCGGCGCGTGCGCGGCATCCTCGAAGCGGCGGTTGCGATCGCGCGTCTCGCGCAGCTCGACCAGCGCCTTCGCCATCAAGGCCCTGGTGTCTGGCACGCGGGAGTCAGGCGAGGAGTCGGACATGCCTAGTGTTGCTCCAGCTCGCGCGAGAGCATTTCGGCCAGCTCGGCTTCGGTGAGATCGTCCAGGGCCGCCACCGCGGCGGCAGTGCCGTTGTCGGCGGGCTGGGACGCGGCGGGCGGCAGCGTCCATTCGGGCACTTGTGCCAGCAAGTACCCCGCGAGCGCCTCGATGCTGCCGTACTCGAGCACCACGGTGGTCGGGAGGCTCCGGTGCAGCTCCTGCTCGAGTTGGTTGCGCAGCTCGAGCGAGGTCAGCGAGTCCATCCCCAGCGAGAAGAACCCACGCGTGGCGGGAATGTCCGTCGCGTCAGGCCGCCCGAGCGTGGCCGCCACGCGGGCCTGCAGATATCGAGTCAAGGCGGCGCGCCGTTGGTCGGGCGCCAGCCCGGCGATCGTGCGCACGAGTTGCGGCCCGGCAACTGGGCCGGTGTCGTCGGCTGAAGTGCCCTGGACGCCCCGAAACAACGACGGTATGTACTTGGTGCCGAAGCGCGCGTGGAAGCGGGACCAGTCCACCGGCATCACCATCGCCTGCGCCTCGCCGCGATCGAGCAGGGTCTCCATGGCGCGCCAGGCCGGCGCCTCGTCGAGCAGGGTGATGCCGGCCGCGGCCATGCGCTGGCGGTCGGCGTCGGCCAGGCGGGCGGCCATGCCGCTGCCGCCCCATGGTCCCCAGTTGACGCTGAGCGCGGGGAGCCCGGAGGCCCGGCGGTGCGCCGCCAGCGCGTCGAGGCCGGCGTTGGCCGCGGCGTAGTTGCTCTGACCCGGCGTGCCGATCAGCGCCGCCGCCGACGAGAACAACACGAATCGCTCGAGGTCCCTGCCGCGTGTGCAGCGGTGCAGGTTCCACGCGCCAACCAGCTTGGCGCGTGACACGCGCGCAAAGGCTTCCGGCGTCTGCTGCGCGATGATCCCGTCCGCCAGCTCACCGGCGGTGTGGTAGATCGCGGCGACCGGCGCCGCGAAGTCCGCCTCCATGCCATCGAGGACACGCGCGACTTCATCGCGGTTGGCGACGTCGGCGACGTAGCACCGGGCCTTGACGCCGCCCTGCCGCAGTGTTTCCAGGAACGCGAGCCGCTCGTCGTTGGGCTCGGCCCGCGCGATCACGGCAAGGCGACGCGCGCCACCGGCCTGCAGGTGCCGGCAGAGCGCCTGGCCGAGCGCGCCAAAGCCTCCCGTCACCACGTCGATGCCCCGCCGCGGCTGCCGGTCGGCGATCGGCATCACGATGGCGACCTTGCCCACGTGCCGCGCGCGCGAGACCAGGCGAAACGCGTCGGTGACGGCACTGGCGGGAAAGGCCTGCGTCCGGATTGGCTGCAACGTCCCCGACTCGAGGCCGGAGGCGATCGTGTCGAGCATCTCGCGAATGCGGCCGGGCTCCGCCCGCGCCACGTCGGCGAGATCGAACGGCGAATACTGGATGTCGGGCCGGAGGGCGGCGACCTGCGCGGCCGGCCAGGTCCCGGTCTTCCCGATCTCGACAAAGCGCCCGCCGGGCGCGGTGCAGTCGAGTCCCGCGCGGATCAGCTCGCCGGTGAGGCTGTTCAACACGACGTCCACGCCACGGCCGCCGGTGGCGTTCATGATGGCGGCGGAAAACCCGGGCGTGCGCGAACCGTAGATCCACTGGATGCCCTGCTCGCGCAAGACCCGCTGCTTGGGCGCGCTGGCCGTCGCGAACACTTCGGCGCCGAGCGAGCGCGCCACCTGGATCGCGGCCTGTCCGACCCCACCCGTCGCGGCATGAATGAGCACCCGCTCGCCCGCCTTGACCTGCGCCACCGTCACCAGCGCGTGCCACGCGGTCAGGAACGCCAATGGAATGCCGGCGCCCTCGGCGAACGTGACGGAGTCGGGCAGCCGGGTCACGAACCCGGCCCGGCTGATCACGGTGTGCGCCATCGAGCCGGGCGTCAGCGTCAACATCACGCGATCACCAGCGGCCGCGGAAGTCACGCCGGCACCCGCCGCCAGCACCACGCCGGCGGCGTCGAACCCAAAGGCGGAATCGGCGGTCAGCTCGAGCGCGCCGAGCGCATGCAGCACGTCCTTGAAGTTCAGGCCCGCGGCGCGCACGGCGACCAGCACCTCACCAGGCCCGGGCGAGGGCACGGCGGCCGGTTCAAACGCGAGGCTGTCGAGATTGCCGATGGTCCGGCAGATCAGCCGCGCCGGAGCGGCGGCCACCAGCACGCGAGGGCCCTCCGCCGCCCGCAGCCGCAACGCCAATCGCGCGTTGTTGCGCCACGCGATCTGATCCTCGTCTTCCGCTCGACACTCCGCCGCAACCGCCGACGCGCAATCGTCGTCTGTGGACACCGGATCCAGGTCGACACACGCGCACCGCAGGCCGGGGAGCTCGTTGCGGACCACTCGCGCAAAGCCCCATAACGGCGCCCGGCCGGCGCCCGGCTCGTCGATCGCCGAGTCGGGCGATTGCGCGCCACGGGTCACGAACAGCAGCCGCGGTTGCCGCGACTCGGCCAGAGCGCCAAGCGCGCGCACGGTCGCGAGCGCTTCCGCCAGCAGCGCGCCCGGCTCGACCGGCGTGCCGGCAACCGCCAGGTAGCACACGCCGGCGATGTTCGCGCCCTCGCGCGCGGCGGCGCCAGCGACGTCCGCCACGGCTACCGTGCGCGCGCGACGGCCGCCCTCGGACAAACGCGCCGCCACCTTCTCACCAAGATCCGTATCGTCTCCGGCAACGAGCCACTGGCCGCTCGTTGCGGGCGGGGCGCCGATCGCGGCGGCCGCTTCCCACACCGGCATCCACATCGGCGCGCGCTCGCCGGCAGCGGCCGGTTCGGTGGCGCCGACTTCGTGCATCCGGATGCCGTCGATGCGCACGCGCGCGACGCCGTCGCGATCCGCGATCGACAGGGCGCAGAAGGCCGAGCGGCCGCTCGCCGTGGAGGCATCCGTCTCCCACCGGCACTCCACGCGACCGGCGGGCGTGGTCGGCCCAGCCACGTCGAGTCGCGCGATTCCGGCAGGGATGTAAGTGCGATCGCCCAGGTCCGGCCGCGTCGCGGCCAGCGCCTGCAGCGCCGTGTCGAGGATCACCGGGTGCAGCAGGTAGTCGACGTAGCCGCCGCTGGGCGGCACCGCGAACTCGGCCGATCCGTAATGGCCGGGATGCGAATCCAGCCGCAGCAGCGACTGGAACGCCGGACCGTAGTCGATGCCGCGGCGGCTCGAGGCGTCGTAGAACTGCGCGCCGGTCATCGACGAGAGAATCCCGGATGGGGATTCGACCCGCGGGCCGCCGGCGGCCTCGGGCGGCAACGGTTGCGCCGTACACCGCATGTGCTCGGTCCATTGGCCCGCGGCCGCATCAGTGAGCGCGCAGATTCGGATCGCGCACCCGCCCGGCTCCACAGTCACGATGGCCTGCACCTCGATGCTGGCGGACGCCGGCAGGATCAACCGGCGGTGGAACTCGATGCCCGTCAATCGCAGTGCGACGGTCCCGAGGTGATCGGCGGCGGCGGCCAGCGCCGCCTCGACGAAGCACGCCGCCGGCACCACGACCGCGCCTTGTATCCGGTGGTCGCGCAGCAACGGCGACGACTCCGGCGACAGGCGAGCCGCGTAGATCTTCTCCGGCAGCGGCGACGGTGCCCGCCGCCCCAGGAAGGGGTGGCCGGAATCCTGGCGCCAGTGATCGCCGCCTTCAGCCTTCGTGGCTCCGCCATCCACCCAGCAACGGCGACGCTGAAAGGGATAAGTGGGAACCGGCGCCACCGGGTAAGCCGTGGCGAAGACGCGGTCCCATGTGACGTCGCACCCGCGGGTGTAGAGGTGCGCCAGCGTCTCCAGCGTTGCGGCGGCGTCGCCACTCTTCATGCTCGGCAGCCACGTCGCGTCGAGCGGTCCGGCACTTTGCCGCGCCGCCGCCAGCAAGCTGGCCGAAGGCCCGATTTCCAGGATGATGGTGGGAGCGTGGCTGGCCATCGCGCGGGCCGCGTCGGCAAAGCGAACCGGGTTGACGATCTGGTTCGTCCAGTATGCGGCCGTGGCCACGTCGTGCGGGCCGTCCGCGCCGGCGCCGGTGAGCTCCATCGGCACATCAGGGGCGGCGAAGCCGACGGCCGCCGCCGCCGCTGAGAACTCCTCCAACACCGGCCGCATGAGCGGTGTGTGAAACGCGTGTGACACGGCGAGGCGCTTGCACGGCTGACCGGCGCGCTCGAGATCGGCCAGGCAGGCGTCGAGGGCATCCGCCGCGCCGGCAATGACGACCGCGCGCGGCCCGTTCACGGCCGCCACCGTCAACGCGCCGTGGCTGCCGCTGATGCGCGCGAGGGCGTCTGCCTCCGACATCAGCAACGCCGCCATGCCGCCATTGACCGGCGTGCGCTGCATCAGCCGTCCGCGCTGCACCACCAGGCGGACCGCGTCTTCCAGCGGCATGACGCCGGCGGTCCAGGCGGCGGCGTACTCGCCGATGCTGTGGCCGACCACCACCGCCGGCTCGATGCCCCAGGCGCGCCACATCGACACCAGCGCGTACTGCAGTGTGAACAGGCACGGTTGCGTGTATTCCGTCTGATCGATGCGCGGGTCGTTCACGTCACCCACGATCAACGGCAGTGGCGACCACCCGGCGTGGCGCTCCACCAGGCCGGCGCACTCGGTGAGCGCCTCTCGGAATCGCGGCACGGCATGAAAGAGCGCCGTGCCCATACCGCTGTACTGCGCGCCCTGGCCGCTGAAGACGAACGCGATCCGCGGGGCGATGGCATTCGCATCCGCACGGGGAGACAGGTCCAGCCGCGCGAGCTTCTCCGCCGCCTCGCCGGCGTCCCGGGCCACGACCGCGGCCCGATCGCTGAAGTGATTGCGGCGCCGGGCCGCGGTGTGGGCGATCGCCGACAGCGGCAGGTCGGTACGACCAAGGAACTCGACGTAGCGGTCGCGAAGTTCGGCGAGCGCGGCCGGGCTCCTGGCCGAGAGCACGAGCGGAAGCGGCTCAGCGTCCGGCTGGCGCGGCGGCGTCGGCGCTGCGGCCGGCGGCGGCGTCAGCAGGACGTGCGCGTTGGTGCCGCCGAGCCCGAATGCGCTCACGCCGGCGGCGCGCGTCCCGTCGATCCAGGGCGTCAGCGTGGTCGGCACCACCAACGGGCTGCGATCCCAGTCGAAGGCCGGGTTCGGCGTGTCGAACCGCGGCTGGGCCGGCATCGCCTGATGCTGCAGGGCGAGGATCACCTTGACCACGCCGGCGATACCCGCCGCCGCCTCGAGGTGCCCGATGTTGCCCTTCACCGAGCTGACGTAGAGGGGGCGCCGGTCGCGCCCCTCGGCCGTGAAGACTTCGGCCAATGCCGCCAGCTCGATCGGATCGCCGAGGATGGTGCCGGTGCCGTGCGCTTCGATCCAGTCAACGTCGCGCGGCGCGAGGCCGGCGCGGCGCAGCGCCTCGCGCAGCAACTGCTCCTGGGCGAGGCCGTTCGGCACCGTCAACCCGCTGCTCGCGCCGTCATGATTGACCGCCGAACCGGGAATCAACGCGAGGATGGTGTCGCCGTCGCGTTGCGCATCGCGCAGCCGCTTGAGCACCAGCATCCCGCCGCCTTCACCCCGCCCATACCCGTCGGCCGCGGCCGAGAACGACTTCGATCGGCCGTCGGGCGAGAGCGCGCCAATGCGCGACAGGTAGATCGTGACTTCGGGAGACAGCACCAGCTGCACGCCACCGGCCAGCGCCTGCGCGCATTCGCCGTTGCGCAGCGCCTGGCAGGCGAGGTGCAACGCCACCAGGCCGGACGAGCAGGCGGTGTCGATCGCCATGCTCGGTCCGTGCAGGCCGAGCACGTACGAAAGACGGGCGGCGGAGAAGCAGAAGGAACTGCCGGTGCCATCGTAGGGCGAAATGCGCTCCGGCCGGCCGCCGAACAGGCGCAGCTGCGCATAGTCGTTCTGGCCAATCCCGACGTAGACGCCGGTCTGGGAATGACGCAGCTGCTGCGGCGCCATGCCCGCGCGTTCGAGGGCCTCCCAGCTCACCTCCAGCAGCAGGCGATGCTGTGGATCGAGCGCGTCGGCCTCGCGGCCGGAGATCCCGAAGAACTCGGGATCGAAGTCAGCGACCTGATCGAGAAACGACCCGTGGCGAACGTAGTGCGTGCCGGCGACGCGGGCATCGGGATGGTAGAAGCGCTGCCACGCCCAGCGATCCGCCGGGATCTCGCGAACCGTGTCGGCGCCGCTCGCCAGAATCCGCCAGAACGCTTCCGGAGTGTTGGCCCCACCTGGAAAACGGCAGGACATGCCGACCACCGCAATCGGCTCCGGCGAACGCTGGTCCGCGTCGGCGAGCTGCTTCTTGAGTTGCTGGATGACCGTGTAGGACTTGCGGAGCGCCCCCTCGAGCTCTTTCGATGACTCGTGCATGGTCACTCTCGCGCGGCATTCTCGATGGTCTCGAATTCCAGGGCGATTCGTTCCACGAGTTCACGAGGGCTGAGGGCATCGCTGACGCGGTCGGGCCGCACCAAGGAGACGATGCGGTCGGTCAGCGCGTTGATGGTCGCGTAGTTGAAGAGGTCCGCGTTGGAGAGCACGACCCCAAAATCCGCCGACAGGCGGGCGCGAATGGCGGCGACGCCAATCGAATCGAGTCCCATGTCGAACAGGCCGCGATCGGCGTCCGGGACGCGGGCGGCGCCGAGCTCGCCCGCCACCGCGATGCCGATGTGGTTGCGGATGCGGACCCGTAGCTGCTCCACCGTGCCGCCTTGCAGATCGACCGCCGCGGCGCGCGCCTCCTCGGGCGCGGACTCCCGGCGTGGCGCGACCCGCGAGAGGAACGGACTGGGACGACGGGTGGTGAAGGCGGCAAGGAACTGATCCCAGCGCACGTCCACCGCCGCCACCCGCGCATGGTGGGTGCCGAGGAGCGCCGAGAAGAGACGGAGCGCGCGCGCGGGCTCGATCGGGTCGAGGCCGGTCCTCGCCAGGCGCGCCTGCAGCGCCGCCGTCACCATGCCGCCACCGGCCCACGGTCCCCAGCCGATGGCCAGGCCAGGTAGGCCGAGGCGCCGTCGATGCTCGCAGAGCAGGTCGAGGAAGTGGTTGCCGGCGGCGTAGTGCGCCTGCCCCGCGCTGCCCCACCACGACGAAATCGACGAGAAGCAGACGAAGAAGTCGAGGGCGCGATCGCGCGTCAGCAGGTGCAGGTTCCAACTGCCCGTCACCTTCGAACCGGCCACGTCTCGCAACGCCTCCGGCGTCATCGCCGCGATCGGGCATTCCTGCGCGACGCCGGCGGCATGAACCACGCCCGCCAGCGGCAACCCGGTCGCCGCGATCGCGTCGAGCACGCGCCGGCCGTCTTCCAGGCAGGTGATGTCGCCGTGGATGAAACGCACGCCGGGCGGGACGCGATCCCGGATCGCGTCGGGCATGCCCTCGCCGCGGCCGCTCAGCACCACGTGCCTGGCGCCGTTCTCGAGCAGCGCGCCGAGCACGTGCTGGCCCAGCGCCCCGGTGCCGCCGACGATCCAGTAGACGGCGTCATCGCGAAGCCGGCGCGGCGCCTGCATATCGGGACCGGCCGCCGGCATCAGGCGCGGCACGAACCATCGCCCGCCGCGCCGCGCCAGTTGATCCTCGTCGCCCGCCGCGGTCAGCGCGCCGATCAGCGCATCGGCGTCGGCGGCGCCGAAGCCGGCCGGCAGATCGACGAGGCCACCCCACAGGTGCGGCACCTCGAGCGCCGCCGCCTTGCCGGCACCCCACGCGCACGCGCCGTCGAGCCGCACGGCGTCACCGGCGAGAACCGGAATCGCGCTCTCGGTGACGACCCAGCATCGCGCGGCTATGCCCGTGGTCTCGATCTGGCGCAGGGTCTCGATGATCCGCTCGGTCAGCGCCAGTGCCCGCACATCGGGCGCCTCGTCTCCCTCGGACGGCGCGTGCACGATCACGAGCGCCGGCGCCTGGCCCGGGGCGGGCAGCTCGGTAACGCGCCGCAGCCCGGGCGACCGGTCGATCGCCGCGGCCAGCAGCGGGCTGTCGCCAATCAGGAGGCACGGACGCCGGGACCCGGCGCTGATGGTCGCGTCAGGCGCGGGTGGCGTCTCGGCGACGATCCATTCGGTCACGTAGGTGCCGGGCCGATCGCTGCCCTCGTCCACCACTTGCCGCTGGTGCAGCGCCGAGAACGCCTTGACCACCGCGGCCACGGTCGCGGGTTCACGCTCGAGACCGCGGTCGTGCGCCAGCACCTGGGCAATGGCCTCCTCGTCCCGCCCCGCGGCCAGCGCCTGCAGGAGCGGACTGCGATCGCCGGCCTGAACTCGATGCTGCCGGCCGCCGAACGGATAGAGCGGCAGCGCCCACGCATCAGCGGGCGATACCGGCGGCTCGGAGTCCGGCAGCCGGCCTTGGGGCGCCGCGGCCGTGCCGCTGGCGACGAAGGCCGAGAGTTGCCCCACGAGATCCGCGCGTGAGGTGAACGACAGCGCCAGGCGGTGCGAGAACCGGGCGCGGGTCGCGGCTGCGGATGCGCACAAACCTGACAGGTCGTCTGACGCCGACTGGCACAGGTGCAGGTATCGCGCGGCCAGCGCGCGAAGCGCGGCGCCATCGCGCGCCGACACGACGAGACGCGAGGTCGCCGTCACCGGCGTTCGATCCGACGGGCGCGCGGCCCGGCCGGCCGGATCGTCGCCGACAATCACGTGGGCGAGGGTGCCGCCGAAACCGAAGGAGCTGACTGCGGCCACGCGCTCGACATCGCGCTTCGGCCAGGGCGTCACACCCGCGGTCAGCGTCAGGCCCGTCCCGTCGAGGGCGGCGTGCGGACTGGCGCGGTCGATGCGAAGCGCCGGAATCTCGTCGTGCTGAAGCGCCAGGATGGCGGCAATCAGGCCGGCAATCCCCGCCGCGCCTTCCAGGTGGCCGATGATGCCTTTCACCGCGCCCACGCGGCAGGCCGCGGCGCCGGTCCGGCCGTAGCACGCCGCGAGCGCGCTCAGCTCGATCGGATCGCCGAGCGGCGTTCCCGTGCCGTGCGCCTCGACATACTCCACCGAGGCGGCGGTGACGCCGGCGCGGGCCAACGCCTGGCGAATCACGACGCGCTGCGCCTCACCGTTGGGAGCCGACAGGCCGTTGCTGCGGCCATCCTGCACGACCGCCGAGCCGCGAAGAACGGCGAGCACGCGGTTGCCGTCACGGCGCGCCGCCGACAGCGGCTTGAGCACGACCAGGCCGCAGCCCTCGCCGCGGACGTAGCCGTCGGCCGCGGCGTCGAACGGCCGGCACCGGCCGGTGGGCGACAACATCGCCGCGCGCTCGAGCACGCCGGTGACTTCCGCGCTGACGAGCGCATTCACGCCACCGACAATCGCGAGGCTGCAATCGCCGGACCGCAAGGCCTGGCAGGCCTGGTGCACCGCCACCAGGGAAGCCGAGCAGGCGGTGTCAATCGTGAGGCTGGGCCCGCGGACATCGAGGAAATACGACAGCCGGTTCGCGATGATCGCGGCCGAAGTGCCGGTCGCGGCGAAGCGGTCGGGGCCGCCGGGAGCGCCGTAGACGTCGGGCGCGTAGTCAACGGCGCTCACACCGACAAATACCCCGGTGTCGGATCCGGCCAGCGCGTGCGGGACGATGCCGGCGTCTTCGAGCGCGTGCCAGGCGGTCTCGAGCAGGAGCCGCTGCTGCGGATCGAGCGACCGCGCCTCGGCGTCGGAGATCCCGAAGAACTCGGCGTCGAACCGAAACAGGTCGCGGAGGTAGCCGCCGCGACCGACGCTGCGGTTGGCGGGGAACCGCCCTGCCGGCGGCGGCACGATCGCATCACCGCGTCCGGTCAGCGTCTGCCAGAAGGCCGAGGGCGAGTCGCTGTCACCAGGGAAATTGCAGCCGATCCCGATCACCGCGATGCGATCGTCCGCGGCGCTGACCGGCTGCGGTGCCACCACGGCCGGCTCGTCCCCGGCCAGGAACGCCGCGAAGGCGCGGATGCTCGGATACTCCCACAGCGCGGTCACCGGCACCTTGCGCCCCGACTGCTCCTCGATCTGCGCCGCGATCTCGACGGCCTCGATCGAACTCAGCCCGAACGACGAGAAGGGTTCGCTGAGATCGATGAGCGCGTCCGGCGTCTTCTTGCGCGTTGCCATGAGGCGGCGCAGCCAGGCCGCCCATTGCCGTGCGTCGGTTCGCGCCTCGCCGGCCGGCGTCTCCGTGCCGGCGACCGCGGCGTCGGTGGCGGCATGCCACTGCGCGATCGGCGAGAACCCGCCGTTCACGAACGCGGCCTTGCAGGCGCGCCGTTGCACCTTGCCGCTAGAGGTCTTGAGGATGCTGCCCTTGGGCAGCAGCACGATCGCGTCGCAGGCCAGTCCGTGCTCGCGCGACACCGCGGCGCGAATGGCGGTGATGACGGCATCGGTGTCGGCGGCACGGCGGCTCAGCTCGGCGGCGACCACCAGGCGCTCGGCGCCATCGCGCTCCACCGGGAACGCCGCGACAAAACTCTCGCGCACGTCGGCCGCGGCGGCTTCGACCGTCGCTTCGATATCGTGGGGATAGTGATTACTGCCGGCGATGATCAGGAGATCCTTCAGCCGGCCGGTGAGATAGATCTCGCCCTGGCGCGTGAAGCCGAGATCGCCGGTCCGGAGCATGGGCCCGCGGCCCGCGGCCGTGACGGCCGCGAAGGTCTCAGCGGTCTCATCGGGCTTCTTCCAGTAGCCAGCCGCGACGCTGGCATTCGCCATCCAGATCTCCCCCACCACATCGTCGGGGAGCTCCTGCCGCGTGTCCGGATCGACAATGGCCAGGGGATAGTCGCCGGCGGGAACGCCGCAACTGATCACCGCGCGGGCCTGCGGATGCTCGGGCGCAACATCGACGCAGCGGCCGCGCTCGAGGGCGTCAGGCGCGAGGAACGCGGTGCGATACGGCGTGCCGTTCTCCTTGGCGCTGACCACCAGCGTCGCTTCGGCCAGCCCATAGGCCGGGGCAAAGGCGGTGGGCCGGAAGCCGAAGCGCGCGAAGGTGGCGATGAAACGCTCGGCGGTGTCGCGCCGGACCGGCTCGGCGGCGCTGGCCGCGACCACCAGGGAGCTCAGGTCGGTGTCGGGCGCGAGGCGATCGGCCGCGCGATCGATGCACAGCTGGTACGCGAAGTTCGGTCCGTGAATGTGCGTGGCGCGGTACCGCGAGACCGCGTCGAGCCAGCACCAGGGCCGCTTGATGAAGGCGACCGGCGAGATCACGTAGCAGGCCGACATCGAGTACAGCGGGTGCAGCAACCCGTCGATGAGACCGTAATCGTGGAAGTACGGCATCCACGTCACCGACGTGGACTCGGCGCTGTAGCGAAAGCTCTTTTGCAGCCGGCCGAGATTGTCCAGGATGTTGGCGTGCGTGACCATCACGCCCTTGGGGCTGGAGGTGGACCCGGACGTGTACTGGAGAAGGGCGAGGTCGTCCGGCGCCGCGTCGTGCGGCTCGAGCTGCGGGCCGTCGGCGGTCACATCCGTCACGATCCAGGGCAGGTCGCGGAGATCGCTGGCGCCGGCAAAGGCTTCGCGCGCCTGGTCGCGGATCTCCAGGCTCGCCACCACCGCCGCGGCGTCGCAGTCGGCGACC contains:
- a CDS encoding type I polyketide synthase, which encodes MHESSKELEGALRKSYTVIQQLKKQLADADQRSPEPIAVVGMSCRFPGGANTPEAFWRILASGADTVREIPADRWAWQRFYHPDARVAGTHYVRHGSFLDQVADFDPEFFGISGREADALDPQHRLLLEVSWEALERAGMAPQQLRHSQTGVYVGIGQNDYAQLRLFGGRPERISPYDGTGSSFCFSAARLSYVLGLHGPSMAIDTACSSGLVALHLACQALRNGECAQALAGGVQLVLSPEVTIYLSRIGALSPDGRSKSFSAAADGYGRGEGGGMLVLKRLRDAQRDGDTILALIPGSAVNHDGASSGLTVPNGLAQEQLLREALRRAGLAPRDVDWIEAHGTGTILGDPIELAALAEVFTAEGRDRRPLYVSSVKGNIGHLEAAAGIAGVVKVILALQHQAMPAQPRFDTPNPAFDWDRSPLVVPTTLTPWIDGTRAAGVSAFGLGGTNAHVLLTPPPAAAPTPPRQPDAEPLPLVLSARSPAALAELRDRYVEFLGRTDLPLSAIAHTAARRRNHFSDRAAVVARDAGEAAEKLARLDLSPRADANAIAPRIAFVFSGQGAQYSGMGTALFHAVPRFREALTECAGLVERHAGWSPLPLIVGDVNDPRIDQTEYTQPCLFTLQYALVSMWRAWGIEPAVVVGHSIGEYAAAWTAGVMPLEDAVRLVVQRGRLMQRTPVNGGMAALLMSEADALARISGSHGALTVAAVNGPRAVVIAGAADALDACLADLERAGQPCKRLAVSHAFHTPLMRPVLEEFSAAAAAVGFAAPDVPMELTGAGADGPHDVATAAYWTNQIVNPVRFADAARAMASHAPTIILEIGPSASLLAAARQSAGPLDATWLPSMKSGDAAATLETLAHLYTRGCDVTWDRVFATAYPVAPVPTYPFQRRRCWVDGGATKAEGGDHWRQDSGHPFLGRRAPSPLPEKIYAARLSPESSPLLRDHRIQGAVVVPAACFVEAALAAAADHLGTVALRLTGIEFHRRLILPASASIEVQAIVTVEPGGCAIRICALTDAAAGQWTEHMRCTAQPLPPEAAGGPRVESPSGILSSMTGAQFYDASSRRGIDYGPAFQSLLRLDSHPGHYGSAEFAVPPSGGYVDYLLHPVILDTALQALAATRPDLGDRTYIPAGIARLDVAGPTTPAGRVECRWETDASTASGRSAFCALSIADRDGVARVRIDGIRMHEVGATEPAAAGERAPMWMPVWEAAAAIGAPPATSGQWLVAGDDTDLGEKVAARLSEGGRRARTVAVADVAGAAAREGANIAGVCYLAVAGTPVEPGALLAEALATVRALGALAESRQPRLLFVTRGAQSPDSAIDEPGAGRAPLWGFARVVRNELPGLRCACVDLDPVSTDDDCASAVAAECRAEDEDQIAWRNNARLALRLRAAEGPRVLVAAAPARLICRTIGNLDSLAFEPAAVPSPGPGEVLVAVRAAGLNFKDVLHALGALELTADSAFGFDAAGVVLAAGAGVTSAAAGDRVMLTLTPGSMAHTVISRAGFVTRLPDSVTFAEGAGIPLAFLTAWHALVTVAQVKAGERVLIHAATGGVGQAAIQVARSLGAEVFATASAPKQRVLREQGIQWIYGSRTPGFSAAIMNATGGRGVDVVLNSLTGELIRAGLDCTAPGGRFVEIGKTGTWPAAQVAALRPDIQYSPFDLADVARAEPGRIREMLDTIASGLESGTLQPIRTQAFPASAVTDAFRLVSRARHVGKVAIVMPIADRQPRRGIDVVTGGFGALGQALCRHLQAGGARRLAVIARAEPNDERLAFLETLRQGGVKARCYVADVANRDEVARVLDGMEADFAAPVAAIYHTAGELADGIIAQQTPEAFARVSRAKLVGAWNLHRCTRGRDLERFVLFSSAAALIGTPGQSNYAAANAGLDALAAHRRASGLPALSVNWGPWGGSGMAARLADADRQRMAAAGITLLDEAPAWRAMETLLDRGEAQAMVMPVDWSRFHARFGTKYIPSLFRGVQGTSADDTGPVAGPQLVRTIAGLAPDQRRAALTRYLQARVAATLGRPDATDIPATRGFFSLGMDSLTSLELRNQLEQELHRSLPTTVVLEYGSIEALAGYLLAQVPEWTLPPAASQPADNGTAAAVAALDDLTEAELAEMLSRELEQH